Proteins from a single region of Desulfobacter postgatei 2ac9:
- a CDS encoding precorrin-2 dehydrogenase/sirohydrochlorin ferrochelatase family protein translates to MKKTNRQYILNPLPKQGQIRDKVMDYYPIFLDVKDRCCLVVGGGAVGTRKAFGLAGAGARVIVVSLGFSDELLNRPFSAITLKKKDFQDSDLDGMSLAFAATDNMKLNARIRQAAQKKNILCNIADGPDKGDFILPAVVDRGDLLFAVSTCGASPALSRRLRMAIETRFGREYGILATLLGRIRSILLEQGHDPKGHRKIFCALLDADLPEKIAAGQTHQIDAVLTMVLGDGFSLERLMPDFGSREL, encoded by the coding sequence TTGAAAAAAACTAACAGGCAATATATATTAAACCCCCTGCCCAAACAAGGGCAAATAAGGGATAAGGTGATGGATTACTATCCGATTTTTTTAGATGTTAAAGACAGATGCTGCCTTGTGGTTGGCGGTGGGGCAGTGGGAACAAGAAAAGCGTTTGGCCTTGCCGGGGCAGGTGCCCGGGTCATCGTGGTCAGCCTTGGCTTTTCAGATGAACTGTTAAATAGGCCGTTTTCTGCCATTACATTAAAGAAGAAAGATTTTCAGGATTCGGATCTGGACGGCATGAGTCTGGCTTTTGCCGCCACAGATAATATGAAGTTAAATGCCAGGATACGGCAGGCTGCACAAAAGAAAAATATATTGTGCAATATTGCTGACGGTCCGGATAAAGGGGATTTTATCCTGCCGGCAGTGGTGGACAGGGGCGATCTTTTATTTGCCGTATCTACCTGCGGGGCAAGTCCGGCCCTTTCAAGGCGCCTGCGCATGGCGATTGAAACACGTTTCGGTCGTGAATACGGTATACTTGCCACCCTTTTAGGCCGCATCAGATCCATTTTGCTGGAACAGGGACATGATCCCAAGGGACACCGCAAAATTTTTTGTGCCCTGCTTGATGCCGATCTGCCTGAAAAGATTGCCGCAGGACAAACCCACCAGATTGATGCCGTACTTACTATGGTGCTGGGTGACGGTTTCAGCCTGGAAAGGCTTATGCCCGATTTCGGTTCCCGGGAGTTGTGA